The Branchiostoma floridae strain S238N-H82 chromosome 8, Bfl_VNyyK, whole genome shotgun sequence genome has a segment encoding these proteins:
- the LOC118421056 gene encoding uncharacterized protein LOC118421056: MEKFEGKWLLSDLDFDQLKKLYMSKFGAHEAQLNKDKEKWMTIYLEVTEKGTHWKHANAPNGDTTMKFDTTKYTCEVNRPSRNDNIKSTFEMKSDTEIVIHNPNRLTMTAKLTGNDLTFTQAIDDVSVDSVFTKSTE, from the exons ATGGAGAAGTTTGAGGGCAAATGGCTTCTGTCTGATCTGGACTTTGACCAACTGAAGAAACTGTACATGTCTAAATTTG GCGCACATGAAGCTCAACTAAACAAGGACAAAGAAAAGTGGATGACAATCTACCTGGAAGTGACTGAAAAAGGGACCCATTGGAAG catgCCAATGCTCCAAATGGAGATACAACCATGAAGTTTGACACGACAAAGTATACGTGCGAAGTCAACCGCCCCAGCAGGAATGATAACATTaag AGCACATTTGAGATGAAGAGTGACACAGAAATTGTCATCCACAACCCTAACCGTCTCACGATGACCGCCAAGTTGACTGGAAACGACCTGACATTT ACCCAGGCCATTGATGACGTCAGCGTGGACAGTGTGTTCACCAAGTCCACGGAGTGA